In one window of Chryseobacterium phocaeense DNA:
- a CDS encoding polysaccharide biosynthesis C-terminal domain-containing protein — MKRIGITGQNGFVGSHLYNTLGLKPDEFERIGFERSFFEDPEKLDEFVKQCDVIVHLAAMNRHPDPEVIYNNNLDLVKALIASLERTGSKAHILFSSSSQEEKDNLYGKSKKEGRQLFAEWAARAGGKFTGLIIPNVFGPFGKPNYNSFIATFCHKLTHGETPVIDHDGDVKLIYVGELVQEIIEKIDTEESQDLYEVQHTSENKVSEVLAKLENYKNLYFESGEIPELTTKFDLNLFNTFRCYFDIKNHYPVKFTQHIDPRGAFVEVIRLGIGGQCSFSTTVPGITRGNHFHTRKIERFAVIKGKALIQLRKIDTDEVLDFYLDGNEPAYVDMPIWYTHNIKNIGEEELYTIFWINEPFNAEDADTYFLTV; from the coding sequence ATGAAAAGAATAGGAATTACAGGACAAAATGGGTTTGTAGGCTCACATTTATATAATACTTTGGGATTAAAACCTGATGAATTTGAAAGAATAGGTTTTGAAAGATCATTTTTCGAAGATCCGGAAAAGCTCGATGAATTTGTAAAACAGTGTGATGTCATTGTCCACTTGGCAGCCATGAACCGCCATCCTGATCCTGAAGTGATCTATAATAACAATCTTGATCTGGTGAAGGCTTTAATTGCTTCATTGGAAAGAACAGGCTCTAAAGCACATATCCTGTTCTCCTCTTCATCCCAGGAGGAGAAAGACAACCTATACGGGAAATCTAAAAAAGAAGGAAGACAACTCTTTGCAGAATGGGCAGCAAGAGCAGGCGGAAAATTCACAGGCTTGATTATTCCGAATGTTTTCGGGCCCTTTGGAAAACCCAATTATAATTCTTTCATTGCTACGTTTTGTCATAAACTTACCCATGGTGAAACCCCTGTAATTGACCATGACGGAGATGTAAAACTTATTTACGTAGGGGAGTTGGTTCAGGAAATCATTGAAAAAATTGACACGGAAGAATCTCAGGATTTATACGAAGTTCAGCATACCTCGGAAAATAAAGTTTCAGAAGTTTTGGCGAAGCTGGAAAATTATAAAAACCTATATTTTGAAAGCGGGGAAATTCCTGAATTGACAACAAAATTTGATTTAAATCTGTTCAATACTTTCCGTTGTTATTTTGATATAAAAAATCATTATCCTGTTAAATTTACCCAGCATATAGATCCGCGTGGAGCCTTTGTTGAGGTAATCAGGCTCGGAATCGGGGGACAATGTTCTTTTTCCACAACAGTTCCCGGAATTACCAGGGGAAATCATTTTCACACAAGAAAAATAGAAAGATTCGCAGTAATAAAAGGAAAAGCATTGATACAGCTGAGAAAAATTGATACGGATGAAGTCCTGGATTTTTATCTGGACGGGAATGAACCTGCCTATGTGGATATGCCCATCTGGTATACCCACAATATCAAAAATATTGGCGAAGAAGAATTATATACCATTTTCTGGATCAATGAACCGTTTAATGCCGAGGATGCGGATACTTACTTTTTAACTGTATAA
- a CDS encoding WxcM-like domain-containing protein, with protein MESPEIFAGGNYSDERGNVVFNNQFNASEVKRIYFIENINTELIRGWTGHKIEQRWFSVVQGSFIIKLIRIDNWEHPSKGSDILKFEINADNMDVLHVPGGYASAIQAVEKGSRLLVMANYSLGEINDDYRFPIDYFENL; from the coding sequence ATGGAAAGCCCGGAAATTTTTGCAGGAGGAAACTATTCCGACGAAAGAGGAAACGTTGTTTTTAATAATCAATTCAATGCTTCTGAAGTAAAAAGAATATACTTTATAGAAAATATTAACACCGAATTGATCAGAGGCTGGACCGGTCATAAAATTGAGCAGCGCTGGTTCTCCGTAGTTCAGGGAAGTTTTATCATCAAGCTGATCAGGATTGACAACTGGGAACATCCGTCCAAAGGATCAGATATTTTGAAATTTGAAATAAATGCTGACAATATGGATGTACTTCATGTCCCGGGAGGTTATGCATCAGCTATCCAGGCTGTAGAAAAAGGTTCAAGATTATTGGTAATGGCAAATTACTCTTTGGGAGAAATCAACGATGATTACCGTTTCCCTATAGATTACTTTGAAAATTTATAA
- a CDS encoding polysaccharide biosynthesis protein, whose product MKIKDKILLITGGTGSFGTAVLRKFIHTDHFKEIRIFSRDEKKQDDMRNQFKNDKLKFYIGDVRDYKSIEPAMRNVDYVFHAAALKQVPSCEFFPMQAVKTNVEGTQNVIDAAAKNKVKKVICLSTDKAAYPINAMGISKAMMEKVAVAASRNLEDTVVCLTRYGNVMASRGSVIPLFIKQIKNGDAITITDPNMTRFLMSLEEAVDLVLFAFEHGNPGDLFVNKAPAGTIGDLAQALKEMFKADNQVKIIGTRHGEKLYETLCTREEMIKAEDMGDFYRIPADNRDLNYAQYFSEGVEDISKIEDYHSHNTQQEDVEGMKKLLLKLPLIRKEVLGEDIMQYPD is encoded by the coding sequence ATGAAAATTAAAGATAAAATACTTCTGATTACCGGAGGAACAGGTTCATTCGGAACCGCAGTCCTTAGGAAATTTATACATACAGATCATTTTAAAGAAATCCGTATTTTTTCCCGCGACGAAAAGAAGCAGGATGATATGAGGAATCAGTTTAAAAATGATAAGCTGAAATTTTATATCGGAGACGTAAGAGATTATAAAAGCATTGAGCCGGCCATGAGAAATGTAGACTACGTTTTTCATGCAGCTGCCCTCAAACAGGTGCCATCCTGTGAATTTTTTCCTATGCAGGCTGTAAAAACAAATGTTGAAGGTACACAAAATGTAATTGATGCAGCTGCGAAGAATAAAGTGAAAAAAGTAATCTGCTTAAGTACAGATAAAGCAGCTTATCCTATCAACGCGATGGGGATTTCCAAGGCGATGATGGAGAAAGTAGCTGTTGCTGCATCAAGGAACCTTGAAGATACAGTAGTCTGCCTTACCAGATATGGAAATGTAATGGCCTCAAGGGGGTCGGTAATTCCTCTATTTATCAAACAGATCAAAAACGGAGATGCCATTACCATCACAGATCCTAATATGACAAGATTTTTAATGTCATTGGAAGAAGCTGTTGATTTAGTTCTTTTTGCATTTGAACATGGAAACCCTGGTGATTTATTTGTCAATAAGGCTCCGGCAGGAACCATTGGAGACCTGGCTCAGGCCCTCAAAGAAATGTTTAAAGCTGATAATCAGGTTAAAATCATAGGAACAAGACATGGGGAAAAGCTTTATGAGACCCTGTGTACCCGTGAAGAAATGATCAAGGCGGAAGATATGGGTGATTTTTACAGAATCCCTGCGGATAACAGGGATCTGAACTATGCCCAGTATTTTTCTGAAGGCGTGGAAGATATCTCTAAAATAGAAGATTATCATTCTCATAATACACAGCAGGAAGACGTAGAAGGAATGAAAAAACTTCTGTTAAAACTTCCGTTAATCAGAAAAGAAGTATTGGGGGAAGATATAATGCAGTATCCAGATTAA
- the asnB gene encoding asparagine synthase (glutamine-hydrolyzing) — MCGIAGIIYKDGTSVTREALKKMTDKLSHRGPDAEGFFIRENIGFGHRRLSIIDTSSAANQPFLLNSKVLTFNGAIYNYVELRSELEQLGYAFSTTSDTEVLIASYDCWGEKCVERFNGMWAFAIFDPEKNKVFCSRDRFGVKPFYYYSDENKIIFASEIKSILEIEKITEVNIQVILQFIAVNLTEQTHETFFKGIDKLPGSHNLVYCLKEHTFNIYRYYEIPFHKEISKLNLEKSSELFKKELERSVKLRLRSDVKIGSALSGGLDSSYLAAIASDVFSNQMEDKFNVISVGSENPGNDESYYSKMVSEHLNLNQDLIYPDKEDFENQILKVIITQEEPFGGLSIYMQNFLMRETNKLGIKVLLDGQGADEILLGYSRYTAAYLRNHSFFKNINFLSNIRSHYDISILRGILTYLYFSVFFVRKWRILFRGRGLKGKYRKSINFGLMKKLTKSYSNIFEMQKIEIFWAQIPELLRFEDKNSMAFSVETRLPFLDYKFVETCLSMNNNFKIHKGWSKYILRKNMAGKLPDKITWRKRKIGFDAPTEEWWPYSDKILEKINQSEIIQELYSKKIKILKNREMQWKLYNIAIWEEVFNMKITT; from the coding sequence ATGTGTGGAATTGCAGGAATTATATATAAAGACGGAACTTCTGTAACCCGGGAGGCTCTGAAGAAAATGACAGATAAGCTGTCCCATAGGGGGCCGGATGCTGAAGGTTTTTTTATCAGGGAAAATATCGGATTTGGCCATAGAAGATTGTCCATTATTGACACAAGCAGCGCTGCGAACCAGCCTTTTTTACTGAACTCTAAAGTACTCACATTCAACGGGGCTATCTATAATTATGTAGAATTAAGGAGTGAGTTAGAGCAACTGGGATACGCTTTTTCTACAACTTCAGATACGGAGGTATTAATCGCTTCATATGACTGCTGGGGAGAAAAATGTGTTGAAAGGTTTAATGGAATGTGGGCATTTGCTATTTTTGATCCCGAAAAAAATAAAGTGTTTTGTTCTCGTGACCGCTTTGGCGTAAAGCCTTTTTATTATTATTCCGATGAAAATAAAATTATTTTTGCCTCTGAAATAAAATCCATTCTTGAAATTGAAAAAATAACGGAGGTTAATATTCAGGTTATACTTCAGTTTATCGCAGTTAATCTAACTGAGCAGACTCACGAAACTTTTTTTAAAGGTATTGATAAACTACCGGGTTCACATAATCTAGTCTATTGCCTGAAGGAGCATACCTTCAACATATACAGATATTATGAGATACCTTTTCATAAAGAAATTTCAAAATTAAATCTGGAGAAGTCATCAGAATTATTTAAAAAAGAATTAGAAAGATCTGTAAAACTAAGATTGAGATCTGATGTGAAAATAGGATCTGCATTAAGCGGAGGGCTTGATAGTTCTTATTTGGCAGCAATAGCATCAGACGTCTTTTCAAATCAGATGGAAGATAAATTTAACGTGATTTCTGTTGGTTCAGAAAATCCCGGTAATGATGAAAGCTATTACTCCAAAATGGTTTCAGAACATTTGAATTTAAATCAGGATCTGATATATCCTGATAAAGAAGATTTTGAAAACCAGATATTAAAAGTGATCATTACTCAGGAAGAACCATTTGGGGGGCTTTCAATTTATATGCAGAACTTTCTGATGAGAGAGACCAATAAACTTGGAATAAAAGTATTATTGGATGGTCAGGGAGCCGATGAAATTCTGCTGGGATATAGCCGTTACACGGCAGCATACCTGAGGAACCATTCATTTTTTAAGAATATTAATTTTTTATCGAACATCAGAAGTCATTATGATATATCCATTCTGAGAGGAATACTTACTTACTTGTATTTTAGTGTGTTCTTTGTTAGGAAGTGGAGAATATTATTCAGAGGACGGGGGCTCAAAGGAAAGTATAGAAAATCTATCAATTTTGGTCTGATGAAAAAGCTCACAAAATCGTATTCTAATATATTTGAGATGCAGAAAATTGAGATTTTCTGGGCACAGATTCCTGAATTATTGAGATTTGAAGATAAAAACTCCATGGCATTTTCTGTGGAAACCAGACTTCCTTTTTTAGATTATAAATTCGTAGAGACATGTTTGTCTATGAACAATAATTTTAAAATACACAAAGGCTGGTCTAAATATATTCTTCGTAAAAATATGGCAGGCAAGCTGCCCGATAAAATAACCTGGCGAAAAAGAAAAATAGGTTTTGATGCCCCTACTGAAGAATGGTGGCCGTATTCTGATAAAATTTTGGAAAAAATTAATCAGTCTGAGATTATTCAGGAACTTTATTCTAAAAAAATAAAAATACTAAAGAACAGGGAAATGCAGTGGAAATTATATAATATTGCTATTTGGGAGGAAGTATTTAATATGAAAATTACAACTTAA
- a CDS encoding AglZ/HisF2 family acetamidino modification protein, protein MLRPRVIPSLLIQDNGLVKTVNFKNPKYVGDPINAVRIFNEKEVDELAIFDIDATAKGLEPNYSLIERIANQSRMPLCYGGGVKTVEQAQRIFSLGIEKIALSSAVLQNPQLITQIADRVGSQSVIVVLDVKKKLFGGYEVYTHNGKKSTGINPVKFVEEAQHLGAGEIIINSIDQDGVMKGYDMGLIEKIREKISLPLTVLGGAGSLKDIKQVIDKHGIIGVAAGSLFVFKGVYKAVLINYPSFDEKEGLRQK, encoded by the coding sequence ATGTTAAGACCAAGAGTGATACCCAGTCTGTTAATACAGGATAACGGACTTGTCAAAACCGTCAATTTCAAGAATCCCAAATACGTGGGAGACCCCATCAATGCAGTGAGGATCTTTAATGAGAAAGAGGTTGATGAATTGGCCATATTTGATATTGATGCTACAGCGAAAGGATTGGAGCCTAATTACAGCTTAATAGAAAGAATTGCCAATCAATCCAGAATGCCCCTCTGCTATGGAGGTGGAGTGAAAACGGTTGAACAGGCTCAGAGAATCTTTAGTCTTGGTATTGAAAAAATTGCGCTTTCATCAGCTGTTCTTCAGAATCCGCAATTGATTACTCAAATTGCAGACAGGGTAGGGTCGCAAAGCGTTATTGTGGTTTTGGATGTAAAGAAAAAACTTTTCGGAGGCTATGAAGTATATACTCATAATGGAAAAAAATCTACAGGAATCAATCCTGTTAAATTTGTAGAAGAAGCACAGCATTTGGGAGCCGGTGAAATTATTATCAATTCCATAGATCAGGATGGTGTGATGAAGGGATATGATATGGGATTGATAGAAAAAATCAGAGAAAAGATTTCATTGCCGCTTACCGTTTTGGGAGGAGCAGGCTCTTTGAAAGATATCAAACAGGTAATAGATAAGCACGGAATTATTGGAGTAGCAGCAGGTAGTTTATTTGTATTTAAAGGGGTTTATAAGGCCGTATTAATAAACTATCCTTCTTTTGATGAGAAAGAAGGGCTAAGACAAAAATAA
- the hisH gene encoding imidazole glycerol phosphate synthase subunit HisH: protein MITIIDYGVGNINAFVNVYKRVDVAVKIAKTKEDLEGAEKLILPGVGHFDHAMTELNNSGMRDKLDDLVLNHKIPVIGICVGMQMMANNSDEGKIEGLKWIDATVKKFDETKINQVTRLPHMGWNDVKPVKDIELFKGLEDNAIFYFLHTYYFQCNNTEDIMAVTDYGGEFSSAAHHENKYGIQFHPEKSHHYGEILLHNFAKL, encoded by the coding sequence ATGATAACAATTATAGATTACGGCGTTGGAAATATCAATGCTTTTGTAAATGTTTACAAGAGAGTGGATGTAGCGGTGAAAATAGCCAAAACCAAGGAAGATTTGGAAGGTGCTGAAAAGCTCATTCTTCCAGGGGTTGGTCATTTCGATCATGCCATGACAGAGCTTAATAATTCAGGAATGAGAGATAAGCTGGACGATCTGGTTCTTAATCATAAAATACCGGTCATAGGAATTTGTGTAGGAATGCAGATGATGGCCAATAACAGTGATGAAGGAAAGATAGAAGGACTGAAGTGGATTGATGCTACGGTAAAAAAGTTTGATGAAACAAAAATTAATCAGGTGACAAGACTTCCACATATGGGCTGGAATGATGTGAAACCGGTTAAAGATATTGAATTATTCAAAGGACTGGAAGATAATGCTATTTTTTATTTTCTTCACACCTACTATTTTCAGTGTAATAATACGGAAGACATTATGGCTGTCACGGATTATGGAGGCGAGTTTTCTTCTGCAGCCCATCACGAAAATAAATATGGAATCCAGTTTCATCCCGAAAAAAGCCACCATTATGGTGAAATATTACTTCACAACTTTGCGAAACTTTAA
- a CDS encoding N-acetyl sugar amidotransferase: MGKEGTYQICTKTIMDTTDPNIIFNEKGESDYYTNFKENIEPNWHTDERGYDELMKIADKIKKTSKNKDFDCIIGLSGGLDSSYAAYVAKEIMGIRPLIFHVDAGWNTDKAVGNIEKLINGLNLDLYTEVINWEEMKDLQVAFLKSQISDQDLPQDYAFFSGLYKFAKKHKINYVLTGSNFSTECCREPEEWGGFPGIDTTLVKDIHSKFGKKPLKTFPLVDILSYKIYYKYVYGMEVFKPLNLVPYIKKDAESLLIEKFGWESFQHKHHESRFTRFYEDYWLPRKFGYEKRKAHFSSLILTGQMTREEALDRVSRPELSEEFLQKEFEYVANKLDLTKEELQQIFEGENKTYKDYKNKMGIIKFGAQAMQKLGLEKRLFR; encoded by the coding sequence ATGGGAAAAGAAGGTACTTACCAAATCTGTACAAAAACCATAATGGATACTACAGATCCAAATATCATTTTCAACGAAAAAGGAGAAAGTGACTATTATACCAACTTCAAAGAAAATATTGAACCAAACTGGCATACCGACGAACGAGGATATGATGAACTGATGAAAATTGCCGATAAAATCAAAAAAACGTCAAAAAATAAAGATTTCGATTGTATCATAGGCCTGAGTGGCGGGTTGGATAGCTCTTATGCTGCTTATGTAGCAAAAGAAATCATGGGAATACGTCCCTTGATTTTTCACGTAGATGCAGGTTGGAATACAGATAAAGCGGTAGGAAATATCGAAAAGCTGATTAATGGTCTTAATCTAGATTTGTACACTGAAGTCATCAATTGGGAGGAAATGAAAGATTTGCAGGTTGCATTTCTTAAATCACAAATTTCCGACCAGGACCTACCACAGGATTATGCTTTCTTCTCGGGATTGTATAAATTTGCCAAAAAACATAAAATAAACTATGTACTTACAGGGAGCAATTTTTCTACGGAATGTTGTAGAGAACCCGAAGAATGGGGAGGTTTTCCAGGAATTGATACCACACTTGTAAAAGATATTCATTCTAAATTTGGAAAAAAACCACTTAAAACATTTCCTTTAGTAGACATCCTGTCCTACAAAATATATTATAAATATGTCTATGGAATGGAAGTTTTTAAGCCATTAAACTTGGTGCCTTACATTAAAAAGGACGCAGAATCTCTTTTAATTGAAAAATTCGGATGGGAATCATTTCAACACAAACACCATGAGTCCAGGTTTACCCGTTTTTATGAAGATTACTGGTTACCTAGAAAATTTGGCTATGAAAAGAGAAAAGCGCATTTTTCATCACTCATACTTACAGGGCAGATGACACGTGAGGAGGCGTTAGACAGGGTGTCGAGGCCTGAGCTTTCAGAAGAATTCCTGCAGAAAGAGTTTGAATATGTAGCCAATAAATTAGATCTTACCAAAGAAGAATTGCAGCAGATTTTTGAGGGTGAAAATAAAACCTATAAAGATTATAAAAATAAAATGGGTATTATTAAATTTGGTGCGCAGGCAATGCAAAAGCTGGGCTTAGAAAAGAGATTATTCAGATGA